A region of Thermoleophilaceae bacterium DNA encodes the following proteins:
- a CDS encoding AMP-binding protein has translation MDVGIGRWISFWARVAPDHEAIVFGQDTITYAALDEQVNRMANALTGRAVRSGDRVAGLLGNRPELLVALFACAKLGALLVPLNVRLVPREIEFIVNDAGPRVLISESAFAPVLEGLKDDLGSVEAFVTLDPGGVGEPYAEFAATASAAPPDASGAGGELAICYTSGTTGVPKGAVLTNSSIIFGSLQEIVAYGLGHGDRHLLVVPLCFTGGLVTASMPIFHGGATMYLERAFDPSAVMERIGSERITHMMGVPTMFAAMAQMPGFANADFGSVELFLVGAAPVPAALVETYQSRGVTGFTNAYGLTEGTGFNLFLPASDVMDLPGAYLPAAYTDARVTDPDGNDVALGESGELTLSGPCVMEGYWRNEEATAETIRDGWLYTGDLVKLGENGYIYPVDRIKDMIISGGLNIYPAEVEGAIFGHPKLVESTVIGLPEEEWGEAVTIVAVAKPDEEVDLEELIEFCSDKLADYKRPKAVILVDELPRNAGGKVLKRDLREDFADHYRQAAGT, from the coding sequence GTGGACGTCGGTATCGGCCGCTGGATCAGCTTCTGGGCCCGGGTGGCCCCCGATCACGAGGCCATCGTGTTCGGCCAGGACACGATCACGTACGCGGCACTGGACGAGCAGGTCAACCGGATGGCCAACGCGTTGACGGGGCGCGCCGTGCGCAGCGGGGACCGGGTCGCCGGCCTGCTGGGCAACCGCCCCGAGCTCCTCGTCGCACTGTTCGCGTGCGCGAAGCTCGGAGCCCTGCTCGTCCCGCTGAACGTCCGCCTCGTCCCGCGCGAGATCGAGTTCATCGTGAACGACGCCGGGCCGCGCGTGCTCATCTCCGAGTCCGCCTTCGCGCCGGTCCTCGAAGGGCTCAAGGACGACCTGGGGAGCGTGGAGGCTTTCGTGACGCTGGATCCCGGCGGCGTCGGGGAGCCCTACGCGGAGTTCGCGGCCACGGCCTCCGCCGCTCCGCCGGACGCCTCGGGCGCGGGCGGAGAGCTGGCCATCTGCTACACGTCCGGCACCACGGGAGTCCCCAAGGGGGCGGTGCTCACGAATTCGAGCATCATCTTCGGAAGCCTGCAGGAGATCGTGGCCTATGGGCTCGGCCACGGGGACCGTCACCTCCTCGTCGTGCCGCTGTGCTTCACCGGCGGGCTCGTCACCGCGTCGATGCCGATCTTCCACGGCGGAGCCACGATGTACCTGGAGCGGGCGTTCGACCCGAGCGCCGTCATGGAGCGCATCGGCTCTGAGCGGATAACGCACATGATGGGGGTCCCGACCATGTTCGCCGCGATGGCGCAGATGCCGGGCTTCGCGAATGCGGACTTCGGCTCCGTCGAGCTGTTCCTGGTTGGCGCCGCACCGGTGCCGGCGGCGCTCGTGGAGACGTACCAGTCGCGCGGGGTCACGGGCTTCACGAACGCCTACGGCCTGACCGAGGGAACCGGCTTCAACCTGTTCCTGCCGGCCTCCGACGTGATGGACCTCCCAGGCGCCTATCTGCCCGCGGCTTACACCGACGCCAGAGTGACGGACCCGGACGGCAACGACGTCGCGCTGGGCGAGTCTGGCGAGCTGACCCTGAGCGGGCCCTGCGTGATGGAGGGCTACTGGCGCAACGAGGAGGCCACCGCGGAGACGATCAGGGACGGGTGGCTATACACCGGGGACCTCGTGAAGCTCGGTGAGAACGGCTACATCTACCCCGTCGACCGGATCAAGGACATGATCATTAGTGGGGGCCTCAACATCTACCCCGCCGAGGTCGAGGGCGCGATCTTCGGTCACCCGAAGCTGGTCGAGTCGACCGTGATCGGACTCCCCGAGGAGGAGTGGGGCGAGGCGGTGACGATCGTCGCGGTGGCAAAGCCGGACGAGGAGGTCGACCTCGAGGAGCTCATCGAGTTCTGCTCGGACAAGCTCGCCGACTACAAGCGGCCCAAAGCCGTGATCCTCGTCGACGAGCTACCCCGCAACGCGGGCGGGAAGGTGCTGAAGCGCGACCTGCGCGAGGACTTCGCGGACCACTACCGGCAGGCCGCAGGCACGTAG